The Neurospora crassa OR74A linkage group IV, whole genome shotgun sequence genome has a segment encoding these proteins:
- a CDS encoding DNA-directed RNA polymerase I polypeptide, protein MAAIGSLIFCTDCGNLLPVSKGSEKNILHCECCGAENRDRPSRTVVTKSKPSDFPSLLRQKLDIVQTVVRHELNTERIDSNTECPKCGKRGIRYSEVQQRSADEGSTILYNCDCGERWSVNN, encoded by the exons ATGGCCGCCATCGGATCCCTCATTTTCTGCACAGACTGCGGCAACCTCTTGCCCGTCTCCAAGGGCAGCGAAAAGAACATTCTTCACTGTGAATGCTGCGGTGCCGAAAACAGAG ATCGTCCCTCCAGAACCGTCGTGACCAAGTCCAAGCCGTCCGATTTCCCCTCGCTTTTGCGCCAGAAGCTGGATATCGTCCAGACCGTCGTAAGGCACGAGCTCAACACGGAGAGAATCGACTCCAACACAGAATGCCCCAAGTGCGGCAAGCGCGGTATCCGTTACTCGGAAGTTCAGCAGAGAAGTGCCGACGAAGGCTCAACAATTCTGTACAACTGCGACTGCGGAGAGAG ATGGTCGGTTAACAACTGA